In a single window of the Podospora pseudocomata strain CBS 415.72m chromosome 2 map unlocalized CBS415.72m_2, whole genome shotgun sequence genome:
- a CDS encoding uncharacterized protein (EggNog:ENOG503NVYK; COG:S), whose translation MIVSENLRTASLYINNQLLSRGLLRDGQNIDFTNPGESEEEMGETMSRIMSVVNDLILRRDRDAEHRESLSATLRTLRAESLRQANDIQRLQEKNAEAQRKAGLSDAAETALRAHIKTAEATIHRLKEEAARTKLLAAQTRSACATEVRKRDRQIEGLKKAVTEAARARGASKSPGVTSITVVGDIGADEQGNPLPPTPTTTASSSDGYDLRQETNSFLAELAKGLSEENEGLLTLIRRTTEQLKDMSGWDGGMVDSDGYALSLPTGYDDMAAEIEAVLEHLRTILTNPSFVPIEEVVVREDEINRLRDGWEKMETRWKEAVHLIDGWRRRMQASGRPVNVEELKMGLRLSPVKVQNVEETAQGGLGLQLESVHEGHESYRHDQVDYQDEDEGPLELVPEGGMEEQDDSDTSSVFEDQQIDMDELDVEEPNVEILQQSVVMPSPPVAPAPQPSPLREHFSAGNKGGRDGPNLRRRPKFAEEGVRSRPLSEESPLPPPHADRPQQSPSKKPLLSVRTVPSEETGTAAQPPSAAVSTPDTSISLDSVSLPKAAAAESKSAVTKKSAPTPPPHATRPIKKPSPAPRPVRVTRKPPSRQQEREEKKTSTTSTTTTRQQQQESEARQKKVTSRPPVTRPTRPPITRGRSETRKGDSDTSKPSKPTARNTSATSTTSTRSAPVSSSSKTSIPPNPEPAPGKSPRRVNSRLPLPRNAGSSGSNNSACAAGTATNNGPVLQPPQSPTQAQQSPLSMATIQAKLAASERDADAARVRAKLKAARKGIHLPGPGSGRVTAENSMPNTPTETMSIKSMRSEQSDYIQYQPEQYDDGEDELGFSAVQPHQVIHAEKPRKRERNYGEAVTARKTSDKVASRRRSTLNPWELETLIKGGNAE comes from the exons ATGATTGTGTCCGAAAACCTGCGTACGGCGTCGCTgtacatcaacaaccagctACTGTCTAGAGGCCTGCTGCGCGACGGCCAGAACATCGACTTTACCAACCCGggggagagcgaggaggaaatgGGCGAGACCATGAGCCGGATCATGTCGGTTGTGAATGACTTGATTTTGCGCCGCGAT CGCGATGCAGAGCACCGTGAATCTCTCTCCGCTACTCTCCGCACGCTGCGCGCCGAGTCCCTCCGACAAGCCAACGACATCCAGCGCCTGCAAGAAAAGAACGCAGAGGCCCAGCGCAAAGCTGGCCTGAGCGACGCTGCCGAAACTGCTCTGAGAGCGCACATCAAGACGGCCGAGGCGACGATTCACCGCCTCAAAGAAGAGGCTGCGAGGACGAAGTTGCTGGCCGCCCAAACACGATCTGCCTGCGCCACAGAGGTCCGCAAGAGGGACCGCCAGATTGAGGGGCTGAAAAAGGCGGTAACAGAAGCGGCTAGAGCGAGAGGCGCTAGCAAGAGCCCAGGTGTCACCTCCATCACGGTGGTTGGCGATATCGGCGCCGATGAACAGGGCAACCCATTGCCTCCCACGCCCACGACGACGGCCAGTAGCAGTGATGGGTATGATCTCCGTCAGGAAACAAACTCGTTCCTCGCTGAATTGGCCAAGGGGCTGAGCGAAGAGAATGAGGGGCTTCTGACTCTAATCAGGAGGACGACGGAACAGTTGAAGGACATGAGCGGCTGGGACGGTGGAATGGTAGACAGTGACGGGTATGCTCTGTCGTTGCCCACCGGTTACGATGACATGGCCGCTGAGATTGAGGCTGTCCTTGAACATCTGAGGACGATCCTTACCAACCCATCGTTTGTGCCGATtgaggaagtggtggtgagagaagATGAGATCAACAGGTTGCGCGACgggtgggagaagatggagacgCGATGGAAAGAGGCGGTCCATCTTATTGAtggctggcggaggagaatgCAGGCCAGTGGGCGGCCCGTTAAtgtggaggagctcaagatgGGCCTGCGCCTTAGTCCGGTCAAGGTTCAAAACGTGGAAGAGACGGCTCAAGGTGGGCTAGGACTGCAATTGGAATCTGTCCATGAGGGCCATGAGAGTTATCGTCATGATCAAGTTGACTAccaggacgaggacgagggtcCTTTGGAGTTGGTGCCTGAGGGTGGCATGGAGGAACAGGACGACAGCGATACTTCGAGTGTCTTTGAAGACCAGCAGATTGATATGGACGAGTTGGATGTTGAGGAGCCTAACGTTGAGATCCTTCAGCAGTCGGTCGTGATGCCCTCGCCTCCCGTCGCTCCGgccccccagcccagcccgtTGCGCGAACATTTTTCGGCCGGAAACAAGGGTGGAAGAGACGGCCCCAATTTGAGGAGACGTCCAAAGTTTGCCGAGGAAGGCGTCCGGAGCCGACCCCTTTCTGAAGAATCGCCGTTACCACCTCCCCATGCCGACAGACCCCAGCAATCACCATCCAAGAAGCCGCTATTATCAGTACGGACCGTGCCTTCTGAGGAAACTGGCACGGCTGCGCAACCGCCTTCCGCGGCCGTCTCTACACCTGATACATCTATCTCTCTGGACAGCGTCTCGTTGCCCAAGGCCGCCGCGGCGGAATCGAAGAGTGCAGTCACGAAAAAGTCAGCGCCAACGCCCCCACCGCATGCGACAAGACCAATCAAGAAGCCATCCCCTGCCCCGAGACCAGTGAGGGTAACACGAAaacctccatctcggcaACAAGAGcgggaagagaagaaaactAGTActaccagcaccaccactacccgacagcagcaacaggaaAGCGAAGCCAGGCAGAAAAAGGTCACTTCCCGGCCCCCCGTAACACGTCCCACCAgaccacccatcacccgTGGACGCTCAGAGACCCGCAAAGGGGACAGCGATacctccaagccctccaagccAACCGCCCGCAACACCTCCGCTACCTCGACCACCTCTACCCGATCCGCGCCAGTCTCATCGAGCTCCAAGACCTCTATCCCGCCCAACCCAGAACCAGCGCCCGGAAAATCCCCTCGCCGCGTGAACTCTcgccttcccctcccacgTAACGCTGGCAGCAGCGGAAGTAATAATTCCGCCTGCGCAGCTGGTACCGCCACTAATAACGGCCCGGTATTGCAACCCCCTCAGTCTCCAACACAAGCCCAGCAATCCCCTCTTTCCATGGCGACCATTCAAGCCAAGCTTGCCGCTTCGGAACGCGATGCTGATGCGGCCCGCGTGAGAGCCAAACTCAAGGCAGCAAGGAAGGGCATCCACCTCCCAGGTCCCGGCTCAGGTCGGGTTACAGCAGAGAATAGCATGCCCAACACACCTACCGAAACAATGTCGATCAAGAGTATGAGATCGGAGCAGAGCGACTACATTCAGTATCAGCCTGAGCAGTAcgacgatggtgaggatgagctCGGCTTCTCGGCTGTCCAGCCTCATCAGGTCATCCATGCAGAGAAGCCACGCAAACGGGAGAGGAATTATGGAGAAGCTGTGACGGCACGGAAGACAAGCGACAAGGTGGCAAGCCGGAGAAGGAGTACTTTGAACCCATGGGAGCTGGAGACGTTGATAAAGGGTGGAAATGCCGAGTAG